A portion of the Pedobacter cryoconitis genome contains these proteins:
- a CDS encoding PAS domain-containing protein, with translation MKNKNYIVLLYVIIGSIWVLLSDQLTAFLVDGMPVKDRALINSLKGFFFIAFSAVLLHYLVNLYNRSKKRELAYVQRELENSRKEQQQWYYAQKMAKIASWEYLLQTDEVIWSDNLYALFDLAPDAAITTVSFFLEQIHPDDLDGFLAAHEKTKLTGEMDYVHRLKIDGEWRYVREAGKVIYQDGKPYKISGVLKDITETFNRELLLNNALERHELVNKATHDAIWDWDLATSQVTWNSGLKQLFGYDHKQGFFKPDWWIGKMHPSDSKRVLDSLNVFVKQAKKRWEASYRLRCADGSYKYVFDQAYLVTDDNGAPRRIIGAVKDVDELRRKDEENKQLADVVSKVKSGVVIKDIGGKISWVNPSFEQLTGYSLNELKGKTPGEILYGPETSRVTSDAIVASLKAHDFFNIEIVNYSKSGEPYWVEVNSTSIVDSDGQPSGYIDIVTEITERKKREVEISEQNHTLKEIAWINSHEIRKPVASILGLSALANVATSPEEKEEYYKRINNCVTEMDEIIHQTSAKVNELMGKDHGF, from the coding sequence TTGAAGAACAAGAATTACATCGTACTACTGTACGTGATTATAGGCTCTATCTGGGTGTTGTTAAGTGACCAGCTAACTGCTTTTTTAGTGGACGGTATGCCAGTTAAAGATCGGGCGCTGATCAACAGTCTGAAGGGGTTTTTCTTTATCGCATTTAGTGCGGTCTTGCTGCATTACCTTGTCAATCTCTACAATAGAAGTAAAAAGCGCGAATTAGCTTATGTACAGCGTGAACTTGAAAATAGCAGGAAAGAGCAGCAGCAGTGGTATTATGCTCAGAAAATGGCTAAAATTGCCAGTTGGGAGTACTTGCTGCAAACAGATGAAGTGATCTGGTCTGATAATTTATATGCGTTATTTGACTTAGCGCCCGATGCGGCAATCACGACTGTTTCATTTTTTCTGGAACAAATACATCCGGATGATTTAGATGGATTCCTGGCAGCACATGAAAAAACAAAACTTACAGGGGAGATGGATTATGTGCACCGTTTAAAAATTGACGGCGAATGGCGTTATGTACGTGAAGCAGGAAAAGTGATTTACCAGGACGGAAAGCCTTATAAAATCAGTGGGGTACTTAAAGATATTACAGAAACGTTTAACCGGGAATTGTTATTAAATAACGCGCTGGAAAGACACGAATTAGTTAACAAAGCTACACATGATGCGATCTGGGACTGGGATTTGGCCACCAGTCAGGTAACCTGGAATTCAGGCTTAAAACAGCTATTTGGTTATGACCATAAACAAGGTTTTTTCAAACCGGATTGGTGGATAGGTAAAATGCATCCATCAGATAGTAAAAGAGTTCTGGACAGTTTAAATGTCTTTGTTAAACAGGCTAAAAAACGCTGGGAAGCTTCTTATCGGCTACGCTGTGCTGATGGAAGTTATAAATATGTTTTTGACCAGGCTTATTTGGTGACAGATGACAATGGTGCCCCCCGGCGGATAATCGGAGCTGTAAAAGACGTCGATGAATTAAGGCGTAAAGACGAAGAGAACAAGCAGCTGGCAGACGTAGTTAGTAAAGTTAAAAGTGGGGTAGTCATTAAAGATATCGGAGGAAAGATAAGTTGGGTTAATCCTTCATTTGAACAGCTTACTGGCTATTCTTTGAATGAGCTGAAAGGGAAGACACCAGGGGAGATATTGTATGGCCCTGAAACGAGTAGGGTAACAAGCGATGCTATTGTAGCTTCACTCAAAGCGCATGACTTTTTTAATATTGAAATTGTAAACTATTCAAAAAGCGGGGAGCCTTATTGGGTAGAAGTGAATAGTACTTCCATAGTTGATTCAGATGGACAGCCCTCAGGATATATCGATATTGTCACCGAAATTACTGAGCGGAAAAAGCGTGAAGTAGAAATTAGTGAACAGAACCATACATTGAAAGAGATTGCATGGATCAATTCTCATGAGATCAGAAAACCTGTGGCCTCTATATTAGGCTTGTCAGCACTTGCTAATGTTGCAACCAGCCCGGAAGAGAAGGAAGAATACTATAAAAGGATCAATAACTGTGTCACGGAAATGGACGAAATTATTCATCAAACCTCAGCAAAAGTAAATGAGCTGATGGGGAAAGATCACGGATTTTAA
- a CDS encoding nuclease A inhibitor family protein, protein MENQILTELAEKTQGLFYFSESEAPLTIENFGQVPKDQLNEKLVQLNSENPGTLTRIDPEAFFEKIVNTADPGDQVMVGNAQKFTELHTYLKDNFSDILITRIEGGVNVPIIITAYLSDGTCITIATYAIET, encoded by the coding sequence ATGGAAAACCAAATTTTAACTGAATTAGCTGAAAAAACGCAGGGTCTGTTTTATTTTAGTGAATCTGAAGCCCCGCTGACTATTGAAAACTTTGGACAGGTTCCGAAGGATCAGTTAAATGAAAAGCTTGTTCAGCTTAACAGCGAAAACCCTGGCACCCTGACAAGAATCGATCCGGAAGCTTTCTTTGAAAAAATAGTAAATACTGCTGATCCTGGTGATCAGGTAATGGTGGGGAATGCGCAGAAATTTACTGAACTTCATACTTACCTGAAAGATAATTTCTCGGATATACTGATTACACGCATAGAAGGAGGAGTAAATGTACCTATCATCATTACAGCTTATCTTTCGGATGGTACCTGTATTACAATAGCCACTTATGCGATTGAAACTTAG
- a CDS encoding GyrI-like domain-containing protein encodes MNIIKIDSFQVIGISVRTTNENGQAAKDIPALWEKFMSAGILERIPNKTDNSLYCIYTDYEKDHTKPYTTILGCKVENTAEIPDQLVSKTIEGASYQKITAKGNLMQGAVYNEWIKIWNSDLARTFTADFELYDERSLNPENAAVDIFVAVK; translated from the coding sequence ATGAATATTATAAAAATCGACTCTTTCCAGGTAATTGGTATTTCAGTCCGTACGACTAATGAAAATGGACAAGCAGCTAAAGACATTCCTGCCCTTTGGGAGAAGTTTATGTCAGCAGGTATTCTTGAACGGATCCCAAATAAAACTGACAATTCACTTTACTGTATTTATACAGATTATGAAAAAGATCATACTAAACCTTATACCACTATTTTAGGATGCAAAGTTGAAAACACGGCTGAGATACCTGATCAGCTGGTGAGTAAAACAATTGAAGGGGCTTCTTATCAAAAAATTACAGCCAAAGGAAATTTGATGCAGGGCGCAGTTTATAACGAATGGATTAAGATTTGGAATTCAGATTTAGCAAGAACTTTTACCGCCGACTTTGAATTATACGATGAACGGTCTTTAAATCCTGAAAATGCAGCGGTAGATATATTTGTGGCGGTTAAATAA
- a CDS encoding FadR/GntR family transcriptional regulator, translated as MMNTTTLISRKSLADEVAEKIQQQIAFGTYKVNQKLPIEPELMSSFGVGRSTIREAIKILSNSGLLRVQQGVGTFVENSTAIKEPLSQRLKRADFEDLNEVRHLLEMKVAEKAALNRTKADLVKIYEWLKKRDKAAKNDLLEECIDADIQFHISIAEASGNEILIDLYKSVAIHMRNWFLEVYKDTRPFKETSQQHKQLVKSIEAGDAKKAWNNSAKIIGHISQ; from the coding sequence ATGATGAATACAACCACACTGATTTCCCGTAAATCCCTTGCTGACGAAGTAGCTGAGAAGATACAACAGCAAATCGCCTTTGGTACTTATAAAGTAAACCAAAAACTACCTATAGAACCGGAACTGATGTCGTCCTTTGGGGTTGGCCGTTCTACGATCAGAGAGGCGATTAAAATTCTGTCCAACAGTGGACTATTGAGAGTACAACAAGGGGTAGGCACTTTCGTAGAAAACTCTACAGCGATTAAAGAACCCCTGTCTCAGCGTTTAAAACGTGCTGATTTCGAAGACTTGAATGAAGTAAGGCATTTGCTGGAAATGAAAGTTGCTGAAAAAGCAGCATTAAACAGAACAAAAGCTGACCTGGTAAAAATATACGAATGGTTAAAAAAGCGTGATAAGGCAGCGAAGAACGATTTGCTGGAAGAATGTATCGATGCTGATATTCAGTTTCACATTTCCATTGCAGAAGCTTCTGGAAATGAAATCCTGATTGACCTTTACAAATCTGTGGCTATCCATATGAGAAACTGGTTTCTGGAAGTTTACAAGGACACCAGGCCATTTAAAGAAACCAGTCAGCAGCATAAACAGCTCGTTAAAAGTATTGAAGCCGGCGATGCAAAAAAAGCATGGAATAATTCAGCAAAAATCATAGGACATATTTCTCAATAA
- a CDS encoding MFS transporter: METTTATLDPTTKKDIIQKTIYPILFTISFTHFLNDMLQAVIPSVYPLFKTEFNLSFSQIGLITLTYQLTASLLQPFVGHYSDKKPKPYSLAIGMGFTLIGLIFVAIAASFAAILISVGFIGIGSSIFHPEASRVAHLASGGKKGLAQSIFQLGGNAGSAIGPLLAALIVIPYGQFYLIWFGIAAVLGILILFQIGKWYKGHLDLKVQGKVQASDEPKHTLSKGRVIGSIVILLVLIFSKYFYMASMTSYFTFYLIDKFHVSVQESQLYLFAFLAAVAAGTMIGGPLGDRFGRKYIIWISILGVAPFTLLLPYTGLFLTGVLAVIIGVIISSAFSAILVYATELIPGKVGMIAGLFFGFAFGMGGVGSAVLGKLADQTSIEYVFKVCAFLPLIGIITGFLPDIEQKKKAVS, encoded by the coding sequence ATGGAAACCACTACAGCAACACTAGATCCCACTACAAAAAAAGACATTATTCAAAAAACGATTTATCCAATTCTCTTTACGATAAGCTTTACCCACTTCTTAAATGATATGCTGCAGGCAGTTATTCCGTCTGTTTATCCGCTTTTCAAAACTGAGTTTAACTTATCATTTTCTCAGATTGGCTTAATCACACTAACTTATCAGCTCACAGCCTCACTCTTACAACCCTTTGTAGGTCATTATTCTGATAAAAAACCAAAGCCTTATTCTTTAGCAATAGGTATGGGATTCACGCTGATCGGTTTGATCTTTGTAGCCATAGCAGCGAGTTTTGCAGCGATCCTGATATCCGTAGGTTTTATCGGTATAGGCTCTTCAATTTTTCACCCTGAAGCCTCAAGAGTTGCCCATTTGGCCTCTGGCGGCAAAAAAGGATTGGCACAGTCCATCTTTCAGCTGGGAGGGAATGCAGGAAGTGCGATTGGCCCCTTGCTGGCTGCACTGATTGTTATTCCTTACGGACAATTTTATCTGATCTGGTTTGGAATTGCTGCGGTTTTAGGCATTCTCATTCTATTTCAGATCGGTAAATGGTATAAAGGGCATCTTGATCTTAAAGTTCAGGGAAAGGTTCAGGCTTCAGATGAACCTAAACATACTTTATCAAAAGGAAGAGTGATTGGATCTATTGTTATCCTATTGGTACTGATCTTTTCCAAGTACTTCTACATGGCTAGTATGACCAGTTATTTTACATTTTATCTGATAGACAAGTTTCATGTTTCGGTTCAGGAATCACAACTTTACTTATTCGCTTTCTTAGCGGCTGTTGCTGCAGGAACGATGATTGGAGGACCATTGGGTGATCGCTTTGGCAGGAAATACATTATCTGGATTTCTATTTTAGGAGTTGCACCATTTACACTATTACTTCCTTATACCGGATTGTTTTTAACAGGAGTACTGGCAGTAATAATCGGTGTAATTATCTCTTCGGCATTCTCCGCAATCCTGGTTTACGCAACAGAACTGATTCCAGGAAAAGTAGGGATGATTGCAGGCTTGTTCTTCGGTTTCGCTTTTGGTATGGGCGGGGTAGGTTCAGCTGTATTAGGCAAACTGGCCGATCAGACCAGTATTGAATATGTGTTTAAGGTCTGTGCTTTCTTACCGCTGATTGGTATAATTACCGGCTTTTTGCCTGATATTGAGCAAAAGAAAAAGGCAGTTAGCTAA
- a CDS encoding GNAT family N-acetyltransferase, translating to MPEQLGKGVNKAILKELTAWSKAQGITELRLEVYSDNTIAIQA from the coding sequence ATACCAGAACAGCTCGGAAAAGGCGTAAATAAAGCAATTTTAAAAGAATTGACCGCCTGGTCTAAAGCACAAGGCATCACAGAATTGAGGCTGGAAGTCTATTCAGATAATACGATTGCAATTCAAGCTTAG
- a CDS encoding TIGR03364 family FAD-dependent oxidoreductase translates to MNKAIVIGAGIVGLATARALAIRGYQVTVIERNERAVGASIRNFGMVWPIGQATGSMFERAMLSRSIWKEVCTEAKIWHNEVGSLHIAYHEDELQVMQEYAEINRQHRDCSLLTPEQALAKSPAINVNGLKGALWSAEEMIIESRVAVGQVAAYLAEKYGVIFHWNTAISRIEHPKVSSGNQSWEADEIFVCSGADFETLYPELFAATEITKCKLQMMRLVTQPDEWRIGPSLCGGLSMIHYPGFQAAASLPALRKRYEEQYATHLNWGIHVMVSQNGSGELTIGDSHEYGLVHDPFDKEFINTMILDYLHTFADFKDWKMLQSWHGIYPKMTNGATELITEAAPGVTVINGLGGNGMTLSFGLCEQYIASRS, encoded by the coding sequence ATGAATAAAGCAATAGTAATCGGTGCGGGTATTGTAGGTTTAGCTACGGCCCGTGCGCTAGCCATCAGAGGCTATCAAGTCACAGTTATTGAGCGGAATGAACGTGCTGTCGGTGCATCCATCCGCAATTTCGGTATGGTATGGCCTATTGGGCAGGCTACAGGCTCAATGTTTGAAAGAGCAATGTTATCGCGCAGTATCTGGAAAGAGGTCTGTACAGAAGCCAAAATATGGCATAATGAAGTGGGCTCTTTGCATATTGCTTATCATGAAGATGAGCTACAGGTGATGCAGGAGTATGCGGAGATTAACCGTCAGCATCGGGATTGTAGTTTATTAACTCCGGAACAGGCTTTGGCGAAATCACCTGCAATCAACGTGAATGGGTTAAAGGGTGCTTTGTGGAGCGCAGAAGAAATGATTATCGAATCCAGAGTGGCGGTTGGACAGGTCGCGGCCTACCTTGCTGAAAAGTATGGGGTAATTTTTCATTGGAATACAGCGATCAGCCGGATTGAACATCCTAAAGTGAGTTCAGGAAATCAGAGTTGGGAAGCAGATGAAATCTTTGTTTGCAGCGGGGCAGATTTTGAGACACTTTATCCTGAATTATTTGCAGCTACGGAAATTACTAAATGTAAGTTACAGATGATGCGTTTGGTAACGCAGCCGGATGAGTGGCGTATTGGCCCTTCTCTTTGTGGCGGTTTGTCTATGATTCATTATCCGGGTTTTCAGGCTGCAGCTTCTTTACCGGCTTTAAGAAAAAGATATGAAGAGCAGTACGCAACCCACTTAAACTGGGGTATCCATGTAATGGTTTCACAAAATGGAAGCGGTGAGCTGACTATCGGGGATTCACATGAATATGGTTTGGTCCACGATCCTTTTGACAAGGAATTTATCAATACCATGATCCTTGATTATCTCCATACTTTTGCCGATTTCAAAGATTGGAAAATGCTGCAGTCGTGGCATGGTATCTATCCTAAAATGACGAATGGGGCTACTGAATTAATTACAGAAGCAGCGCCTGGAGTTACTGTGATCAATGGTTTAGGTGGTAATGGAATGACTTTATCTTTTGGATTGTGTGAGCAGTATATTGCATCCAGAAGTTAA
- a CDS encoding DUF5690 family protein, protein MKLIDRLRAKVATLPYAVISIMAALAAFGTYTAMYSFRKAFAAGTFTDHQYLHLDYKVWLVIAQVMGYMLSKFYGIRFISEIKGNNRGKSILILIGISWLALLAFALVPAPWNIAFLFINGFPLGMIWGLVFGYLEGRKSTEFMAAVMSISLIFASGFVKTIGRTLLTDFHINEYNMPFLTGAIFVIPLLLFVFFLELMPPPTAEDKKLRVERTPMNAKERKAFLIRFLPGIVLTLIIYVLLTIMRDVRDNFEVEIWADLGVKSNNIYTHIDLFISVVVLIAMSLLILVKKNIKAFSIIHLFIIAGCLLVGMSTYLFDHRMISPIAWMTIAGLGLYLAYVPYNAIFFERMIASFNYRSNAGFIMYVADAAGYLASVSILLVKELGKPNISWGNFFKEGVMLVAIVGGISGVLSLVYFLQTAQKNRNKEKKAEEQKRSEQLLIAYHYE, encoded by the coding sequence ATGAAATTAATCGATCGCCTGCGGGCTAAAGTCGCCACATTACCTTATGCTGTAATCTCGATAATGGCTGCTTTAGCTGCATTTGGGACTTATACGGCCATGTATTCCTTTCGTAAGGCATTTGCAGCAGGTACTTTTACAGATCATCAGTATCTGCATCTTGATTATAAGGTATGGCTTGTAATTGCACAGGTTATGGGCTATATGTTAAGTAAGTTTTATGGTATCCGCTTTATCTCAGAAATCAAAGGAAATAACCGGGGTAAAAGTATCCTGATTCTGATTGGAATTTCATGGCTTGCTTTGTTAGCGTTCGCACTCGTACCTGCACCCTGGAATATTGCCTTCTTATTTATTAATGGTTTTCCATTAGGGATGATCTGGGGCTTGGTATTTGGCTATCTGGAGGGTAGAAAATCTACCGAATTCATGGCCGCGGTGATGTCTATCAGTTTAATCTTTGCTTCAGGTTTTGTAAAAACTATCGGCCGTACGTTATTGACAGATTTCCATATCAATGAATACAATATGCCTTTCCTTACAGGTGCAATATTTGTGATCCCACTTTTACTCTTTGTATTTTTTCTGGAACTGATGCCTCCTCCTACTGCAGAAGATAAAAAGTTAAGGGTAGAGCGTACACCGATGAATGCTAAAGAGCGAAAGGCTTTCCTGATCCGCTTTTTACCCGGAATCGTTTTGACGCTGATTATTTATGTATTGTTAACAATTATGCGGGATGTCAGGGACAATTTTGAAGTAGAGATCTGGGCAGATCTGGGGGTAAAGAGTAATAATATTTATACGCATATAGATTTGTTCATTTCTGTTGTTGTTTTAATCGCGATGAGCTTGCTGATCCTGGTTAAGAAAAACATCAAGGCTTTCAGTATTATCCATTTATTTATTATCGCAGGATGTTTGCTGGTCGGAATGTCTACTTATCTTTTTGACCATCGGATGATCAGTCCGATTGCCTGGATGACCATTGCGGGTCTGGGTCTTTACCTTGCGTATGTTCCTTACAATGCCATATTTTTTGAAAGGATGATTGCTTCTTTCAATTACCGTAGTAATGCTGGCTTTATTATGTATGTAGCTGATGCTGCTGGTTATTTAGCGAGCGTGAGTATTTTATTAGTCAAAGAACTTGGCAAACCAAACATTAGCTGGGGTAACTTTTTTAAAGAAGGTGTAATGCTTGTAGCTATTGTGGGGGGAATTAGTGGAGTACTGTCTCTTGTTTACTTTTTACAGACCGCACAGAAGAATAGAAATAAAGAAAAAAAAGCTGAGGAACAGAAAAGAAGCGAACAGCTCTTAATAGCGTATCATTATGAATAA
- a CDS encoding HAD-IA family hydrolase has protein sequence MSLIKLAIFDIAGTTIKDNHEVSKALQVALVKHGYAVDLAQINPLMGYEKNLPIGQLLQMQGLAAETISTQLINAIHADFVQQMLNFYTSGPVIEPLPQVEETLKALREQGVKVGINTGFSKDIADAIINRLKWREKGIIDYLIGSDEVELGRPHPFMIQQLMQQAGITDPLQVLKAGDTEVDIHEGQNAGCRYVVGITTGIFTREELASYHPTHLIDDIAEVLTIING, from the coding sequence ATGAGCCTCATTAAACTAGCAATATTTGATATAGCCGGTACTACAATTAAGGATAATCATGAAGTGAGCAAGGCCCTTCAGGTGGCTTTAGTAAAACATGGATATGCTGTTGATTTAGCACAGATTAATCCTTTGATGGGTTATGAAAAAAATCTGCCCATCGGGCAGCTTCTGCAAATGCAGGGCTTAGCAGCTGAAACGATCAGTACACAGTTAATCAATGCTATCCATGCTGATTTTGTTCAGCAAATGCTAAATTTTTATACTTCAGGTCCAGTAATTGAGCCTCTTCCCCAGGTAGAGGAAACCCTTAAAGCTTTGAGGGAGCAAGGAGTCAAAGTTGGAATCAATACTGGCTTTTCAAAAGATATTGCCGACGCGATTATTAACCGGTTAAAGTGGAGAGAAAAAGGGATTATTGATTACCTGATCGGATCTGACGAGGTTGAATTGGGCAGACCGCATCCATTCATGATTCAACAATTAATGCAGCAGGCAGGAATTACAGATCCGTTGCAAGTGCTTAAAGCAGGAGATACCGAAGTGGATATTCATGAAGGGCAAAATGCAGGTTGCAGATATGTAGTTGGTATTACTACGGGAATTTTCACCCGCGAAGAGTTAGCGTCTTATCATCCTACTCACCTGATCGATGATATTGCAGAAGTGCTCACCATTATCAACGGATAG
- a CDS encoding sensor histidine kinase — protein sequence MHIVTVLWLKSLDFFSNVPDDQLQWFIANSENQLLSDGDYLTQPGDPIQGPHVLVAGKLSLHMFQNGSKREFVMFTKGDISGYLPYSRGKISGGYAQAIGEVQLLSFRTDSIQEMIKDHFELTQALVHVMSNRVREFTAMQQQNEKMMALGKLSAGLAHELNNPASAIVRDSISLKEHLRMGPEVFKKVAAITIAEDKIDKLNEVLFGILGVKEKPLLTLKQRVKLEDEIADWFEAKNVENGYAIAESFVDFNFNIADLEACAAPVAEHLSPVFNWISNLLVTERMVEDIQESSKRIADLVNSVKTFTHMDRGMDKEYADIHIGIRNTLTMLGHKIKKGNITVLEEYDETLPQVKGIIGELNQVWTNLIDNAIDAMEPNQKGTLILKTEQDREFVNVFIIDDGPGIPADVLTSIFDPFFTTKPMGKGTGMGLEVVQRIIHQHNGNVKVKSVPGRTEFTVCFPLEN from the coding sequence ATGCATATCGTAACAGTTTTATGGCTTAAGTCACTCGATTTTTTTAGTAATGTTCCTGATGATCAGTTACAATGGTTTATAGCTAACAGTGAGAATCAATTGCTCAGCGATGGCGATTATCTGACCCAGCCTGGTGATCCGATTCAAGGTCCCCATGTGTTAGTTGCAGGTAAATTGAGCCTCCATATGTTCCAGAATGGCTCCAAACGTGAATTTGTAATGTTCACTAAAGGAGATATTTCAGGTTATCTGCCTTATTCCAGAGGAAAGATTTCAGGAGGATATGCACAGGCAATTGGTGAGGTGCAACTCTTAAGTTTCCGGACAGACAGCATTCAGGAAATGATTAAGGATCACTTTGAGCTCACACAAGCACTTGTTCATGTGATGAGCAACCGGGTAAGAGAATTTACGGCGATGCAGCAGCAAAATGAAAAGATGATGGCACTCGGCAAATTGAGTGCAGGTCTTGCACATGAGCTGAACAACCCTGCTTCAGCGATTGTACGTGACTCTATTTCACTGAAGGAACACTTAAGAATGGGCCCGGAAGTTTTTAAGAAAGTGGCGGCCATTACTATTGCCGAAGACAAGATCGATAAATTAAACGAGGTATTATTTGGCATACTAGGTGTGAAAGAGAAACCTCTTTTAACTTTAAAACAGCGTGTAAAACTGGAAGATGAAATTGCAGACTGGTTTGAAGCAAAAAACGTAGAGAACGGTTATGCCATTGCAGAAAGTTTTGTTGATTTTAACTTCAATATAGCCGACCTGGAAGCCTGTGCAGCACCTGTTGCGGAACATCTTTCTCCGGTTTTTAACTGGATCAGTAATCTGCTGGTTACAGAGCGGATGGTCGAAGATATTCAGGAATCTTCTAAAAGAATAGCTGATCTGGTTAATTCAGTTAAAACATTCACCCATATGGACAGGGGAATGGATAAAGAATACGCAGATATCCATATTGGTATCCGCAATACACTGACCATGTTAGGTCACAAAATCAAGAAAGGGAATATTACAGTGTTGGAAGAGTATGATGAAACGCTTCCGCAGGTCAAAGGGATAATTGGTGAATTAAACCAGGTCTGGACAAACCTGATTGACAATGCAATTGATGCTATGGAACCAAACCAGAAAGGTACTTTAATCCTGAAAACAGAGCAGGACAGAGAATTTGTCAATGTCTTTATTATTGATGATGGCCCAGGCATCCCTGCCGATGTTCTCACAAGTATATTTGATCCTTTTTTCACAACTAAACCCATGGGTAAAGGCACAGGAATGGGGCTGGAAGTGGTTCAAAGAATCATTCATCAGCACAATGGTAATGTTAAGGTTAAATCTGTACCGGGCCGAACGGAATTTACGGTATGTTTTCCGCTGGAAAACTAA
- a CDS encoding FAD-dependent oxidoreductase, which translates to MNLPIIFSIDDDPQVLRAISRDLKIKYSKEYKILSTTSAQEALDMLIDLKNSADVVALFLCDQRMPEMEGVAFLEKAMLIYPEAKRVLLTAYSDTEAAIKAINEVKLDYYLIKPWDPPEDKLYPVINDLLDDWQGDYTPEFKGIRVVGFQFSPLSHVVKDYLASNLIPYRWLDVQTNPDATSLLTLNKLTNDDLPMVLMDDGTFLTKPSIKEIAAKIGKNPEIIHDMYDVVIIGAGPAGLAAAVYGASEGLKTLMIERKAPGGQAGTSSRIENYLGFPAGLSGADLTRRAISQAVRLGAGFLSPQSVSDIKQKDGYKTIILEDGPEIISRSVIITTGVDYRKLEVKGVSDLTGAGIYYGAATTEASACRDKNVYIIGGGNSAGQAAMYLSKFACSVNIVIRKDDLTSTMSSYLIDQIGHTPNVHTLGNTEVIEAKGDKCLEKLVLINVKTKETREEEAAALYIFIGAKPYTDWLKLDILKDEKGFIETGRELRNYESFTKTWKLKRDPFLLETSCAGIFAAGDVRSGAMNRVASAVGEGSMAISFVHKYLAEV; encoded by the coding sequence ATGAACCTTCCTATAATTTTTTCTATAGATGATGACCCACAGGTTTTGCGCGCAATCAGCCGTGACCTGAAAATAAAATACAGTAAAGAATATAAAATATTAAGTACTACGTCTGCTCAGGAAGCACTGGATATGCTGATCGATCTTAAAAACAGTGCTGATGTGGTTGCTTTATTTTTATGCGACCAGCGGATGCCTGAAATGGAAGGTGTAGCTTTTCTGGAGAAAGCAATGCTGATTTATCCCGAAGCAAAGCGTGTTTTGCTGACTGCTTATTCTGATACTGAAGCTGCAATTAAAGCTATCAATGAGGTGAAGCTTGATTATTATCTGATTAAACCATGGGACCCGCCAGAGGATAAACTCTATCCTGTGATCAATGACCTGCTGGATGACTGGCAAGGTGATTATACGCCTGAATTTAAAGGGATCAGAGTGGTCGGTTTTCAATTCTCCCCGTTATCGCATGTCGTCAAAGATTACTTAGCCAGCAATTTGATCCCATATCGATGGCTGGATGTCCAGACCAATCCTGATGCGACCAGTCTATTGACACTCAATAAGCTAACAAATGATGATCTGCCCATGGTTTTAATGGATGATGGGACATTTTTAACTAAACCATCTATTAAGGAAATTGCAGCAAAAATAGGCAAGAACCCGGAAATAATCCATGACATGTATGATGTGGTGATTATTGGTGCGGGCCCGGCAGGTTTAGCTGCGGCAGTTTATGGGGCTTCCGAAGGATTAAAAACACTGATGATCGAACGTAAAGCTCCCGGAGGACAGGCAGGAACAAGTTCAAGAATAGAAAACTATTTAGGCTTCCCGGCTGGATTGAGCGGAGCAGATCTGACCAGGAGAGCAATCAGCCAGGCTGTACGTTTAGGCGCCGGATTCTTATCTCCGCAATCGGTGAGCGATATTAAACAAAAAGATGGTTATAAAACCATTATCCTGGAAGACGGGCCTGAGATTATCAGCCGCTCTGTGATCATCACCACAGGCGTGGATTACCGGAAGCTGGAAGTAAAAGGTGTTTCTGATCTGACTGGTGCTGGTATTTATTATGGTGCTGCCACTACAGAAGCCAGTGCTTGCAGAGACAAAAATGTTTATATCATTGGCGGAGGTAACTCTGCTGGGCAGGCGGCAATGTATTTATCAAAATTTGCCTGCAGTGTCAACATTGTTATCCGTAAAGATGATTTGACATCGACTATGTCCTCTTACCTGATTGATCAGATTGGACATACACCGAATGTGCATACTTTAGGGAATACCGAAGTGATTGAAGCGAAAGGAGATAAGTGTTTAGAGAAATTGGTACTGATTAACGTTAAAACAAAAGAAACCAGAGAAGAAGAAGCTGCTGCACTTTATATTTTTATAGGTGCTAAACCCTACACAGACTGGCTGAAACTGGATATACTGAAAGATGAAAAAGGTTTCATTGAAACTGGCCGTGAATTGAGAAATTATGAGAGTTTTACTAAAACATGGAAGTTGAAAAGGGATCCTTTTTTACTGGAAACCAGTTGTGCAGGCATTTTTGCCGCAGGCGATGTCCGTTCTGGTGCCATGAACAGGGTAGCCTCAGCTGTGGGAGAAGGCTCTATGGCGATCAGCTTTGTCCATAAGTATTTGGCTGAAGTTTAA